The genomic segment GCCCTGCAATCATTTCGGCAGCCGTCAGGATCATCGTCACCAGTACATCCTGTGTGTGATTATAGACGGCTACAATCATCAGCATATAGGTAAACCAGGTACCAAGCTGCGAGATAATAACCGAACCCATTAAATAAAATAAGTCCCGATCTTTTTTAAAAAGCTTAAGCATGCTACCATTCTCCCAATCTTTTTATTAGTCAATCTTTTTTGAATTCTGACGGAAGGGCATCGGCCATTAACGTACTGAGGTAACAGCTTAAGTCCTTGTCGCTCTCTCATTTTTTCATAGAAAATGAGCCGATCACTTTTATCAAATTGTTGTGAATAGTATAATAATGGATTGATTTAATTACAATAGCTTTGGAACGAAAGGGAATAATTTTAGTTCAGCTGGGTCTGATTAAAGAAGGTCAATCATTAATTGACAAAGCCATTTCTATTAATAGAGCATTGGATAACGTGAAGTTCGCCAATGCAATAGTAGAAGAAGTTGAACAAGAAACGGGATTATTATCTTTAAGCCGATAACATGATTCCGTCTAATTGAATAGTGCTGCTGTGCCATATTTCAGAGGATGAAGTAAAAAGATGTCAATAATAAACAGGAGCTGCCGGAAGATTTCCGACAGCTCCTGCTGATATTTTTAACGCCGTGCACCTTTTGTCGATGAGAGCGCCATAAGCGTTTCTTAAGCCGCCAGCTCAGCCCAGGTAGCCCCGCGGCACACGAAAGGTCTCACTTACTGCTGCTTCCTTCCGGACCTGACAGGGTTCGCGAGTTTCCGTTGCGCAGGACCTGAACGTCCACACCACGTACTTAAGGCTGCCTTACAGTGCACAGACCTCGAAAAGGGATTCAACCCCGCTATAGCGGATTGCGGGCTACAGGGCACCGCTGCCTCCCCGTCTAGCACGGCTAATTTGATAACATAACAAATGGCGGAGGCGAGAGGATTTGAACCCCCGCGGCGCCGAACGACGCCCTAACTGATTTCGAGTCAGTCCCCTTCAGCCACTTGGGTACGCCTCCACTGATTAAATCCGTAACGGGAACTAGTTTAACATAAATTGATACCCGATACAAGCACCAGATGAGACCGCACCCGGCAGCGGGCGTCCGCTTCGTTTTCATTGCCGCGCCATCATACAGGCTGGGCGCTGACCATCCGAATGACGTTTTCCAGAATCTTCATACCGACATTTCCTCCCATTGTCATCATCGACTCCGGGTGAAACTGCACAGCAGCTACCGGCAAACTCCTGTGTTCCACAGCCATCACAATCCCGTCTTCCGTTTCAGCCGTCACTTCCAGCGGATCGGATACCACGCGCGCATGAACCGAGTGATACCGCCCGGCTGTGAACGTATGCGGGATTCCCCTGAACAGCATCGAATGAGGATCAGTGATAATGGCAGATGGCTTGCCGTGCACGGGAGCCGGAAGCAGGTCCAGACTGCCTCCAAAATAGCTGACCAGTCCCTGCAGACCAAGACAGATGCCGAATAACGGCAGCCGCCGCTCAAGACAGAGCCGGATCGTTTCATCCATATGATAGCGTTCCGGCCTGCCCGGCCCCGGCGAGAGAACGACCAGATCAATCGGTTCACCGCCTGCTTTAATCATCCGGCGGGCGGCAGAACTGCGAAGCACGGTAACATCAGCGCCAAGATACTGGAAGTAACCTGAAAGCGTGTGGACGAATGAATCCTCATGATCGACAAAAAGCAGATGAAGATTTCGGCCCGGCACCTTCTTTTTCTCCTTAATGACTGGCCCTGCAGGCTCCCCATGTGGTTTGAGCGCTTCAAGGAGTGCCGCCGCCTTGGTCAGTGTTTCCTGCTCTTCCCTCTCCGGATCGGAATCATACAGCAGGGTCGCCCCGACACGAATTCTGGCTATCCCTTTCTGAAGGCTCAGGCACCGGAGTGCAAGCCCTGTATTCATTCTGCCGTCGAAACCGATCCAGCCGACCGCGCCGCCATACCAGCCCCGTGGGGTTTTCTCATGATGTTCGATCCACTTGATCGCTTCAAGTTTCGGTGCTCCGGTAATCGTCACTGCCCACATATGGCTGATAAAGGCATCGATGGCGTCAAATTCCGGCCGAATCAGTCCTTTGATATGATCCACTGTATGAAAAAGATGGGAGTACGCTTCAATTTGCCTGCGTCCGACGACTTCGACGGATCCCGGTACACAAATTCGTGATTTATCATTACGATCCACATCCGTGCACATCGTCAGTTCGGACTCCTCTTTAGACGAACCCAGCAGCGTTTTAATCTGCTCGGCGTCTTCGATCACCGATCCGCGCCTTCTGATTGTCCCGGAAATTGGAGAGGTCTCGACCGTCGCCCCATCCACCCGAACGAACATCTCCGGTGAACAGCCGACGAGAAACTCTCCTTGATTCAGGTGTATCAGAAAGCCGTACGGACTCGGATTAATCTTCTGAAGACGCCGGAAAACTTCGGATGGCCGGCTCTGACAAGGCTGCACGAGCAACCGGCTGGGAACGACTTCAAACAGATCACCCCGTTTGAAAGCCTGCCTGGCTTTCCGCACCATAGCGGCATAATCTCCTTTTCTGTCAGCATCTGCTGACTGCGCCTTCGCGCCATCCGGATGAAACGGAAAGGTTTTTCCTTCCCGTGCCAGGCTTTCCGTAGTCCTCCCACCCACACGAAATTCATAGGAAATGCGGAATGCTTCATTCTTTTCCCGGTCGGCAACAATCAACTGATCCGGCAGATAAAGCTGAAGATCATTCTGCCCGGGATCCCGGCTCTTTGCGAGCGGGAACGATTCAAACTGCAGGATCAGATCAAATCCGAACGCTCCGTATAATCCAAGAAAATCATCGTCAGTCCGGAAGAGGCTCTGAATCTGTCTCAACAGGGTAAACAGCGAGGGTTGCCTGGTCCTGTTCTCTTCCTTCAGGATGGTTTGTGCTCTGCTTTTCATTATGGTGCCCGACAGACAGTCCGGATCCTGTTTTTCAATAGAAAAGGCAGGACTGCTCAGATTATTTTCCAAATAAGCCAGGATAAGCCGTCCGCGGGCATTCAGTGATCGAATCACAAAGGTATCCTTTTTTGCTGTCAGTTCAATAGGCGGATTGACAAAACCAACGTCC from the Sporolactobacillus sp. Y61 genome contains:
- a CDS encoding anthranilate synthase component I; its protein translation is MNFFSQEDHAQKTVAYSAGAGLEITRTQIPVSADQSLLNLIDALDEHKGALYSSTYHFPGRYSRWDVGFVNPPIELTAKKDTFVIRSLNARGRLILAYLENNLSSPAFSIEKQDPDCLSGTIMKSRAQTILKEENRTRQPSLFTLLRQIQSLFRTDDDFLGLYGAFGFDLILQFESFPLAKSRDPGQNDLQLYLPDQLIVADREKNEAFRISYEFRVGGRTTESLAREGKTFPFHPDGAKAQSADADRKGDYAAMVRKARQAFKRGDLFEVVPSRLLVQPCQSRPSEVFRRLQKINPSPYGFLIHLNQGEFLVGCSPEMFVRVDGATVETSPISGTIRRRGSVIEDAEQIKTLLGSSKEESELTMCTDVDRNDKSRICVPGSVEVVGRRQIEAYSHLFHTVDHIKGLIRPEFDAIDAFISHMWAVTITGAPKLEAIKWIEHHEKTPRGWYGGAVGWIGFDGRMNTGLALRCLSLQKGIARIRVGATLLYDSDPEREEQETLTKAAALLEALKPHGEPAGPVIKEKKKVPGRNLHLLFVDHEDSFVHTLSGYFQYLGADVTVLRSSAARRMIKAGGEPIDLVVLSPGPGRPERYHMDETIRLCLERRLPLFGICLGLQGLVSYFGGSLDLLPAPVHGKPSAIITDPHSMLFRGIPHTFTAGRYHSVHARVVSDPLEVTAETEDGIVMAVEHRSLPVAAVQFHPESMMTMGGNVGMKILENVIRMVSAQPV